The following coding sequences lie in one Arachis stenosperma cultivar V10309 chromosome 5, arast.V10309.gnm1.PFL2, whole genome shotgun sequence genomic window:
- the LOC130982379 gene encoding auxilin-related protein 2 isoform X1 has protein sequence METLAHSRQSNKPAVPLSGKINAGGFSGKTLYDDIYGGPPPKLAVSGLSPRFEDYSEIFGSFHAPRASSIPVLDLPAVDEADAFFDPRSSAFSYTEVFGALDFAASFEDLFHQPNGFDGVSSDEAWTPEDTDSFSGESDHFANNQTMPNRDYFQSVDGDTEFNISYHNTNGASTEHRSKGKSHMTQMHEIPGSTLVYDETIRFHKNDPSFGADKVKANHPRKTSRPRNFTSRERAFLSDVNLHNDSHSAEMFITVSDISLRSMPSQVPPPTRPPPILDAKNRDPYGFHPNNRQVASEETRRDTSPPLFDVEVDTNASAVATKEATQKGEARLQSAKEMKERKKGAHDSHVESSYDVKDSERKTRSNCFNDGTLQETCDRRTSKLRFSASDERQKGGKAAPETPDSMEGKRILNMFTEEHPNESRSSQESDRSNGDVTWKEETEFFELVGTDESRKRTQPTKPTKILVQDTRIHGNSHKGIVAAPGMQEGYKKVIATEEYYQEEEYEQKFNAAKEVDQTNKNILGPKASNEEYNQNKQVKKGKVTEIFEQEENEKGVRVAPQNGKTEKNATEADQSGSLKDVPKMRDKVQKQLHIKKLEVVDRQTSSEVQLGEGLEENKKKLKEAEKQSQSVKMQKQPDKIKENGKRQREALVFGQAGDKEKLKDSVELEENEEQLKEEFEMEVNEIRLQEDFKQREKQAYERDLNKREHNEAFDGYGDRNKQAGDNEGIQNVLHQAPREEWNSEMLNEALRKSEFESSSTQTFDGEGSSIVSNEEGNHTNRFENMGNDVSGMGEDNNSGSNDLDQMQGIEVKGNMKISKATDETLEEEIGKNLLAAQSASIRLENIGKLKVSQEPVADKEIGKTRSECKGQENKLEDLRVENQAANKKVRVPEIILGDKQDLRPTSGKVDDGMMKADYGRNTAAKGGTMLEAVNVQGTAQSTEIKEKSLETSATVPKDADRMRRERESEKDRLRKIEEEQDREREREKDRMAVDKAMLEVEREREREKDRMAVDRATFEARDRAYAEACERAERAAFERATAEARQRALAEARERLEKACAEARDWSYADKVATEARLKAERAAVERATAEAQERAKEKLKVERAAFESRERLQRSVSDQYAASSRNCGTQGCSPSDTQFQNFSSSAGSRHPYSLYGASSFSERSEVEGESARRCRSRLERHRRTAERAAKALAEKNMRDHLAQKEQAERHRLAETLDAEVKRWSSGKEGNLRALLSTLQYILGPDSGWQPIPLTEVITSAAVKKAYRKATLCVHPDKLQQRRASVQHKYICEKVFDLLKDAWNKFNSEER, from the exons ATGGAAACCTTGGCGCATTCTCGGCAATCAAACAAGCCTGCCGTTCCTCTCTCCGGCAAGATCAACGCCGGAGGATTCTCCGGGAAGACCTTATACGACGACATCTACGGCGGTCCTCCTCCCAAGCTCGCCGTTTCGGGCCTATCCCCTCGCTTTGAAGACTACAGCGAGATTTTTGGAAGCTTCCACGCACCACGCGCCTCTTCCATCCCCGTGCTGGATCTTCCGGCGGTCGACGAGGCCGATGCCTTCTTTGATCCCCGGAGCTCTGCTTTCAGCTACACCGAAGTTTTCGGAGCCCTTGATTTTGCGGCTTCCTTCGAGGACTTGTTTCACCAACCAAATGGCTTCGACGGCGTTTCTTCTGACGAAGCATG GACTCCTGAAGACACTGACTCATTCTCTGGAGAGTCAGACCATTTCGCAAATAACCAAACCATGCCAAATAGAGATTATTTCCAGTCTGTTGATGGTGATACAGAGTTCAACATTTCGTATCATAACACCAATGGTGCAAGCACTGAACATAGATCAAAGGGCAAAAGCCACATGACTCAGATGCATGAAATTCCTGGTTCCACTCTAGTATATGATGAAACCATAAGGTTCCATAAGAATGATCCATCATTTGGTGCAGACAAGGTGAAGGCTAACCATCCCAGGAAAACGTCACGTCCACGTAATTTTACTTCTAGGGAACGGGCTTTTCTTAGTGATGTAAATCTTCACAATGATTCTCATTCCGCCGAGATGTTCATAACTGTATCCGATATCAGCCTCAGAAGTATGCCATCTCAGGTGCCACCACCCACTCGTCCACCTCCTATACTAGATGCCAAAAATAGGGACCCTTATGGATTTCATCCAAATAATAGGCAGGTTGCTTCTGAAGAGACACGGCGTGACACTTCACCACCTTTATTTGATGTGGAGGTTGATACAAATGCATCTGCTGTTGCTACAAAAGAAGCAACGCAAAAAGGTGAAGCAAGACTCCAGAGTGCCAAAGAAatgaaagagagaaagaaggggGCTCATGATAGCCATGTAGAATCAAGTTATGATGTGAAAGATAGTGAAAGGAAGACTAGATCAAATTGTTTCAATGATGGGACATTGCAGGAGACTTGTGATAGGAGAACTTCCAAATTGAGATTTTCTGCTTCAGATGAAAGACAGAAAGGAGGGAAGGCCGCCCCCGAAACTCCAGATTCAATGGAAGGGAAAAGAATTTTAAACATGTTCACTGAAGAGCATCCAAATGAATCCCGGTCATCTCAGGAATCAGATAGAAGTAATGGAGATGTTACATGGAAAGAAGAAACGGAGTTTTTTGAATTGGTCGGAACAGATGAATCTCGAAAGAGAACTCAGCCAACAAAGCCTACTAAAATTTTGGTGCAAGATACCAGAATCCATGGCAATAGCCACAAGGGAATAGTGGCAGCACCTGGTATGCAAGAAGGGTATAAGAAAGTAATAGCAACTGAGGAATATTATCAAGAGGAGGAATACGAGCAGAAATTTAATGCTGCAAAAGAGGTGGATCAAACCAACAAGAACATTCTGGGACCTAAAGCATCTAATGAGGAGTACAACCAAAACAAACAGGTGAAGAAGGGAAAGGTCACCGAGATATTTGAGCAGGAAGAGAATGAGAAGGGTGTAAGAGTGGCACCCCAGAATGGAAAAACTGAGAAGAATGCAACTGAAGCGGACCAATCAGGAAGCTTAAAAGATGTGCCTAAGATGCGAGACAAAGTACAAAAACAATTGCACATTAAGAAATTGGAAGTGGTTGATAGACAAACATCAAGTGAAGTCCAGTTGGGGGAGGGGCTCGaggaaaataagaagaaactgAAAGAGGCTGAAAAGCAAAGTCAGAGTGTGAAAATGCAGAAGCAGCCtgacaaaatcaaagaaaatggaaaaagaCAAAGAGAAGCTTTAGTTTTTGGACAAGCAGGGGATAAGGAAAAACTGAAAGATTCTGTGGAGCTAGAAGAGAATGAAGAGCAACTTAAAGAAGAATTTGAAATGGAGGTTAATGAGATAAGACTGCAAGAGGATTTTAAGCAGAGGGAAAAGCAAGCATATGAAAGAGATCTAAACAAAAGGGAACATAATGAGGCTTTTGATGGGTATGGAGACAGGAATAAACAAGCTGGTGACAATGAAGGAATCCAGAATGTTCTGCATCAAGCTCCAAGAGAAGAATGGAATTCTGAAATGTTGAACGAGGCTCTAAGGAAAAGTGAATTTGAAAGCTCATCAACCCAGACATTTGATGGGGAAGGAAGTTCAATTGTATCAAATGAGGAGGGTAATCACACAAATCGTTTTGAGAATATGGGCAACGATGTTAGTGGAATGGGAGAGGATAACAACTCTGGCAGCAATGATTTGGATCAAATGCAGGGTATTGAAGTAAAGGGCAACATGAAGATTTCTAAAGCAACTGATGAGACATTAGAAGAAGAGATTGGCAAAAACCTTCTAGCTGCTCAGTCAGCTTCCATCCGATTAGAAAATATTGGAAAACTGAAGGTATCTCAAGAACCTGTTGCTGATAAAGAAATTGGAAAAACAAGATCTGAATGCAAAGGTCAAGAGAATAAACTGGAAGATCTAAGGGTGGAAAATCAAGCGGCAAATAAAAAAGTCAGAGTGCCTGAAATAATCCTAGGTGATAAACAGGATTTGCGGCCCACATCAGGAAAGGTGGATGATGGCATGATGAAGGCTGATTATGGAAGGAATACAGCAGCTAAAGGTGGCACAATGCTGGAAGCTGTAAATGTCCAGGGAACTGCTCAATCTACagagataaaagaaaaaagtcTCGAAACTTCTGCCACTGTACCAAAGGATGCTGACAGAatgagaagagaaagagagtcAGAAAAAGACCGTCTTAGAAAGATAGAAGAGGAGCAGGACAGGGAAAGGGAAAGAGAAAAAGACAGAATGGCTGTTGACAAAGCAATGCTAGAGGTtgagagggaaagggaaagagaaaaagataGGATGGCTGTTGATAGAGCAACTTTCGAGGctcgtgacagggcatatgctgAAGCTTGTGAGAGAGCAGAAAGGGCTGCATTTGAGAGAGCAACTGCAGAAGCTCGACAAAGGGCATTGGCTGAGGCCAGGGAAAGACTTGAGAAGGCATGTGCTGAGGCCAGGGATTGGTCATACGCTGATAAGGTAGCTACCGAGGCTAGATTGAAAGCAGAACGGGCTGCTGTTGAACGAGCaactgcagaagctcaggagcGTGCCAAGGAGAAATTAAAAGTTGAGAGGGCTGCATTTGAGTCCAGAGAACGGTTACAAAGATCTGTATCAGACCAATATGCTGCTTCTTCGAGAAATTGTGGAACACAAGGCTGTTCACCCTCT GATACTCAGTTTCAAAACTTCAGCTCATCTGCAGGTTCCAGGCATCCATATTCTCTTTATGGTG CTTCCTCCTTTTCCGAGAGATCTGAAGTAGAAGGTGAATCAGCCCGGAGATGTAGATCTAGACTGGAGAGACACCGTCGAACAGCTGAGCGTGCA GCAAAAGCTTTGGCAGAAAAGAACATGCGTGACCATCTGGCTCAGAAGGAGCAAGCTGAAAGACAT AGACTAGCTGAGACTCTGGATGCTGAAGTAAAGAGGTGGTCAAGTGGAAAAGAAGGGAACTTGCGTGCATTACTTTCTACCTTGCAATAT ATCCTTGGACCTGACTCTGGGTGGCAGCCAATCCCATTGACGGAGGTCATTACTTCCGCAGCTGTAAAAAAAGCTTATAGGAAGGCTACCCTTTGTGTTCATCCTGACAAATTACAGCAACGTCGAGCAAGTGTTCAACACAAATACATATGTGAAAAGGTCTTTGATCTTTTGAAG GATGCTTGGAACAAATTCAACTCAGAAGAGCGGTAG
- the LOC130979691 gene encoding uncharacterized protein LOC130979691 yields MFRSFSTRRGPSKYEKLEKDGAANGISNEELKRSTSLPSNRGFNSSMTGSTTIGDINLQRNPTKKASSNQKSTHPHPLFGFFDLRRKKKTTARPEFIRYLEYMKEGGVWDSNSNKPVIYYK; encoded by the coding sequence ATGTTTAGATCCTTTAGCACTCGGAGAGGCCCTTCAAAGTATGAGAAATTAGAGAAAGATGGTGCTGCCAATGGAATTTCCAATGAGGAGTTGAAGAGGAGCACAAGTTTGCCTTCTAACAGGGGATTCAACTCCTCCATGACTGGTTCAACAACCATTGGTGACATCAATCTTCAGAGAAACCCCACTAAGAAGGCCAGCAGTAATCAGAAGAGTACTCACCCTCATCCACTCTTCGGCTTCTTCGATCTTCGCCGGAAGAAGAAAACGACAGCTAGGCCTGAATTCATCAGGTATCTCGAGTATATGAAGGAAGGAGGTGTGTGGGATTCCAATTCCAATAAGCCTGTTATCTACTACAAATGA
- the LOC130981678 gene encoding uncharacterized protein LOC130981678, which produces MPTFSAIALDRLLEPGGSRPVDRSASNSMPLPNSQKGRNASAPPKKKKATRPPLKPALYATPEVTPLPDAPSSFPPSPYIINHKRRGPRLLKSTSEASILAEQNVLHDCEKPNGKSSDTVVVSSAGDLQVPYKNPEAVKEEIGDSVYHFEFDSSNNGDFGTGHRESGSSSITNDLQVPTMNSQRGLEIEDFFDPNESMSFASITDVEDNAGADLSMKYSSPGEFFDAWEELSSEGGAQNSTIDFEAELREMRLSLLMEIEKRKQTEESLNSMKSQYERIRQGLYSAGIVLPANLTAVAGADQLNSDPMEDLCQQVHVARFISNSIGRGMARAEVEAQMEAQLDLKNFEIARLLERLRCYETMNREMVQRNQEAIELARRDRQRRRRRMKRWVWSSITSAIVLGSAAIAWSYLPTSKGSSSSADLDVVAEHEDAAAK; this is translated from the exons ATGCCGACCTTTAGTGCCATAGCATTGGATAGGTTGTTAGAGCCTGGAGGTTCCAGACCTGTTGACAGATCTGCTTCGAATTCGATGCCTCTGCCAAACTCACAGAAGGGGAGGAATGCTAGTGCGCCCCCGAAGAAAAAAAAGGCTACTCGTCCGCCATTAAAACCAGCTCTTTATGCCACTCCTGAGGTGACGCCACTTCCGGATGCACCCTCTTCCTTTCCTCCATCACCATACATCATTAACCATAAGCGACGTGGGCCGCGCCTCCTCAAGAGCACTTCAGAGGCCAGCATACTGGCTGAGCAGAATGTTCTCCATGATTGTGAAAAGCCTAATGGTAAGAGCTCAGATACGGTGGTTGTAAGTTCAGCAGGTGACCTACAAGTTCCTTATAAAAATCCTGAAGCTGTTAAAGAGGAGATCGGTGACAGTGTTTATCACTTTGAATTCGATAGCAGCAATAATGGTGACTTTGGGACTGGACACAGGGAAAGTGGGAGTAGTAGCATTACAAATGATTTACAGGTACCGACAATGAATTCACAAAGAGGTTTAGAGATTGAAGATTTCTTCGATCCAAATGAATCAATGAGTTTTGCAAGTATTACAGATGTTGAAGATAATGCTGGGGCAGATCTGTCTATGAAGTACAGCAGTCCTGGGGAGTTTTTTGATGCTTGGGAAG AACTATCTTCTGAAGGCGGAGCTCAAAATTCTACAATTGATTTTGAAGCTGAATTACGTGAAATGAGGTTGAGTCTATTGATGGAGATAGAGAAGCGGAAGCAAACTGAAGAGTCCCTTAACAGCATGAAAAGCCAATATGAGAGAATTAGGCAAGGCTTATATAGTGCAGGAATTGTTTTGCCTGCAAATCTTACTGCTGTTGCTGGGGCTGACCAGCTGAATTCTGATCCCATGGAAGATCTATGTCAACAAGTTCATGTTGCAAGATTCATATCAAACTCCATTGGGAGAGGAATGGCCAGGGCTGAAGTTGAAGCACAGATGGAAGCTCAACTAGATTTAAAGAACTTCGAGATTGCTCGGCTGTTGGAACGCCTCCGATGTTATGAGACCATGAATAGGGAGATGGTTCAGAGGAACCAGGAAGCGATAG AGTTGGCACGGCGTGATAGGCAacggaggaggaggaggatgaagagATGGGTATGGAGCTCTATTACTAGTGCGATTGTGCTTGGTTCTGCAGCAATAGCATGGTCTTATCTCCCAACAAGTAAAGGGTCATCCTCCTCTGCAGACCTTGATGTGGTTGCTGAACATGAGGATGCAGCCGCCAAGTAA
- the LOC130982379 gene encoding auxilin-related protein 2 isoform X2, which produces METLAHSRQSNKPAVPLSGKINAGGFSGKTLYDDIYGGPPPKLAVSGLSPRFEDYSEIFGSFHAPRASSIPVLDLPAVDEADAFFDPRSSAFSYTEVFGALDFAASFEDLFHQPNGFDGVSSDEAWTPEDTDSFSGESDHFANNQTMPNRDYFQSVDGDTEFNISYHNTNGASTEHRSKGKSHMTQMHEIPGSTLVYDETIRFHKNDPSFGADKVKANHPRKTSRPRNFTSRERAFLSDVNLHNDSHSAEMFITVSDISLRSMPSQVPPPTRPPPILDAKNRDPYGFHPNNRQVASEETRRDTSPPLFDVEVDTNASAVATKEATQKGEARLQSAKEMKERKKGAHDSHVESSYDVKDSERKTRSNCFNDGTLQETCDRRTSKLRFSASDERQKGGKAAPETPDSMEGKRILNMFTEEHPNESRSSQESDRSNGDVTWKEETEFFELVGTDESRKRTQPTKPTKILVQDTRIHGNSHKGIVAAPGMQEGYKKVIATEEYYQEEEYEQKFNAAKEVDQTNKNILGPKASNEEYNQNKQVKKGKVTEIFEQEENEKGVRVAPQNGKTEKNATEADQSGSLKDVPKMRDKVQKQLHIKKLEVVDRQTSSEVQLGEGLEENKKKLKEAEKQSQSVKMQKQPDKIKENGKRQREALVFGQAGDKEKLKDSVELEENEEQLKEEFEMEVNEIRLQEDFKQREKQAYERDLNKREHNEAFDGYGDRNKQAGDNEGIQNVLHQAPREEWNSEMLNEALRKSEFESSSTQTFDGEGSSIVSNEEGNHTNRFENMGNDVSGMGEDNNSGSNDLDQMQGIEVKGNMKISKATDETLEEEIGKNLLAAQSASIRLENIGKLKVSQEPVADKEIGKTRSECKGQENKLEDLRVENQAANKKVRVPEIILGDKQDLRPTSGKVDDGMMKADYGRNTAAKGGTMLEAVNVQGTAQSTEIKEKSLETSATVPKDADRMRRERESEKDRLRKIEEEQDREREREKDRMAVDKAMLEVEREREREKDRMAVDRATFEARDRAYAEACERAERAAFERATAEARQRALAEARERLEKACAEARDWSYADKVATEARLKAERAAVERATAEAQERAKEKLKVERAAFESRERLQRSVSDQYAASSRNCGTQGCSPSFQNFSSSAGSRHPYSLYGASSFSERSEVEGESARRCRSRLERHRRTAERAAKALAEKNMRDHLAQKEQAERHRLAETLDAEVKRWSSGKEGNLRALLSTLQYILGPDSGWQPIPLTEVITSAAVKKAYRKATLCVHPDKLQQRRASVQHKYICEKVFDLLKDAWNKFNSEER; this is translated from the exons ATGGAAACCTTGGCGCATTCTCGGCAATCAAACAAGCCTGCCGTTCCTCTCTCCGGCAAGATCAACGCCGGAGGATTCTCCGGGAAGACCTTATACGACGACATCTACGGCGGTCCTCCTCCCAAGCTCGCCGTTTCGGGCCTATCCCCTCGCTTTGAAGACTACAGCGAGATTTTTGGAAGCTTCCACGCACCACGCGCCTCTTCCATCCCCGTGCTGGATCTTCCGGCGGTCGACGAGGCCGATGCCTTCTTTGATCCCCGGAGCTCTGCTTTCAGCTACACCGAAGTTTTCGGAGCCCTTGATTTTGCGGCTTCCTTCGAGGACTTGTTTCACCAACCAAATGGCTTCGACGGCGTTTCTTCTGACGAAGCATG GACTCCTGAAGACACTGACTCATTCTCTGGAGAGTCAGACCATTTCGCAAATAACCAAACCATGCCAAATAGAGATTATTTCCAGTCTGTTGATGGTGATACAGAGTTCAACATTTCGTATCATAACACCAATGGTGCAAGCACTGAACATAGATCAAAGGGCAAAAGCCACATGACTCAGATGCATGAAATTCCTGGTTCCACTCTAGTATATGATGAAACCATAAGGTTCCATAAGAATGATCCATCATTTGGTGCAGACAAGGTGAAGGCTAACCATCCCAGGAAAACGTCACGTCCACGTAATTTTACTTCTAGGGAACGGGCTTTTCTTAGTGATGTAAATCTTCACAATGATTCTCATTCCGCCGAGATGTTCATAACTGTATCCGATATCAGCCTCAGAAGTATGCCATCTCAGGTGCCACCACCCACTCGTCCACCTCCTATACTAGATGCCAAAAATAGGGACCCTTATGGATTTCATCCAAATAATAGGCAGGTTGCTTCTGAAGAGACACGGCGTGACACTTCACCACCTTTATTTGATGTGGAGGTTGATACAAATGCATCTGCTGTTGCTACAAAAGAAGCAACGCAAAAAGGTGAAGCAAGACTCCAGAGTGCCAAAGAAatgaaagagagaaagaaggggGCTCATGATAGCCATGTAGAATCAAGTTATGATGTGAAAGATAGTGAAAGGAAGACTAGATCAAATTGTTTCAATGATGGGACATTGCAGGAGACTTGTGATAGGAGAACTTCCAAATTGAGATTTTCTGCTTCAGATGAAAGACAGAAAGGAGGGAAGGCCGCCCCCGAAACTCCAGATTCAATGGAAGGGAAAAGAATTTTAAACATGTTCACTGAAGAGCATCCAAATGAATCCCGGTCATCTCAGGAATCAGATAGAAGTAATGGAGATGTTACATGGAAAGAAGAAACGGAGTTTTTTGAATTGGTCGGAACAGATGAATCTCGAAAGAGAACTCAGCCAACAAAGCCTACTAAAATTTTGGTGCAAGATACCAGAATCCATGGCAATAGCCACAAGGGAATAGTGGCAGCACCTGGTATGCAAGAAGGGTATAAGAAAGTAATAGCAACTGAGGAATATTATCAAGAGGAGGAATACGAGCAGAAATTTAATGCTGCAAAAGAGGTGGATCAAACCAACAAGAACATTCTGGGACCTAAAGCATCTAATGAGGAGTACAACCAAAACAAACAGGTGAAGAAGGGAAAGGTCACCGAGATATTTGAGCAGGAAGAGAATGAGAAGGGTGTAAGAGTGGCACCCCAGAATGGAAAAACTGAGAAGAATGCAACTGAAGCGGACCAATCAGGAAGCTTAAAAGATGTGCCTAAGATGCGAGACAAAGTACAAAAACAATTGCACATTAAGAAATTGGAAGTGGTTGATAGACAAACATCAAGTGAAGTCCAGTTGGGGGAGGGGCTCGaggaaaataagaagaaactgAAAGAGGCTGAAAAGCAAAGTCAGAGTGTGAAAATGCAGAAGCAGCCtgacaaaatcaaagaaaatggaaaaagaCAAAGAGAAGCTTTAGTTTTTGGACAAGCAGGGGATAAGGAAAAACTGAAAGATTCTGTGGAGCTAGAAGAGAATGAAGAGCAACTTAAAGAAGAATTTGAAATGGAGGTTAATGAGATAAGACTGCAAGAGGATTTTAAGCAGAGGGAAAAGCAAGCATATGAAAGAGATCTAAACAAAAGGGAACATAATGAGGCTTTTGATGGGTATGGAGACAGGAATAAACAAGCTGGTGACAATGAAGGAATCCAGAATGTTCTGCATCAAGCTCCAAGAGAAGAATGGAATTCTGAAATGTTGAACGAGGCTCTAAGGAAAAGTGAATTTGAAAGCTCATCAACCCAGACATTTGATGGGGAAGGAAGTTCAATTGTATCAAATGAGGAGGGTAATCACACAAATCGTTTTGAGAATATGGGCAACGATGTTAGTGGAATGGGAGAGGATAACAACTCTGGCAGCAATGATTTGGATCAAATGCAGGGTATTGAAGTAAAGGGCAACATGAAGATTTCTAAAGCAACTGATGAGACATTAGAAGAAGAGATTGGCAAAAACCTTCTAGCTGCTCAGTCAGCTTCCATCCGATTAGAAAATATTGGAAAACTGAAGGTATCTCAAGAACCTGTTGCTGATAAAGAAATTGGAAAAACAAGATCTGAATGCAAAGGTCAAGAGAATAAACTGGAAGATCTAAGGGTGGAAAATCAAGCGGCAAATAAAAAAGTCAGAGTGCCTGAAATAATCCTAGGTGATAAACAGGATTTGCGGCCCACATCAGGAAAGGTGGATGATGGCATGATGAAGGCTGATTATGGAAGGAATACAGCAGCTAAAGGTGGCACAATGCTGGAAGCTGTAAATGTCCAGGGAACTGCTCAATCTACagagataaaagaaaaaagtcTCGAAACTTCTGCCACTGTACCAAAGGATGCTGACAGAatgagaagagaaagagagtcAGAAAAAGACCGTCTTAGAAAGATAGAAGAGGAGCAGGACAGGGAAAGGGAAAGAGAAAAAGACAGAATGGCTGTTGACAAAGCAATGCTAGAGGTtgagagggaaagggaaagagaaaaagataGGATGGCTGTTGATAGAGCAACTTTCGAGGctcgtgacagggcatatgctgAAGCTTGTGAGAGAGCAGAAAGGGCTGCATTTGAGAGAGCAACTGCAGAAGCTCGACAAAGGGCATTGGCTGAGGCCAGGGAAAGACTTGAGAAGGCATGTGCTGAGGCCAGGGATTGGTCATACGCTGATAAGGTAGCTACCGAGGCTAGATTGAAAGCAGAACGGGCTGCTGTTGAACGAGCaactgcagaagctcaggagcGTGCCAAGGAGAAATTAAAAGTTGAGAGGGCTGCATTTGAGTCCAGAGAACGGTTACAAAGATCTGTATCAGACCAATATGCTGCTTCTTCGAGAAATTGTGGAACACAAGGCTGTTCACCCTCT TTTCAAAACTTCAGCTCATCTGCAGGTTCCAGGCATCCATATTCTCTTTATGGTG CTTCCTCCTTTTCCGAGAGATCTGAAGTAGAAGGTGAATCAGCCCGGAGATGTAGATCTAGACTGGAGAGACACCGTCGAACAGCTGAGCGTGCA GCAAAAGCTTTGGCAGAAAAGAACATGCGTGACCATCTGGCTCAGAAGGAGCAAGCTGAAAGACAT AGACTAGCTGAGACTCTGGATGCTGAAGTAAAGAGGTGGTCAAGTGGAAAAGAAGGGAACTTGCGTGCATTACTTTCTACCTTGCAATAT ATCCTTGGACCTGACTCTGGGTGGCAGCCAATCCCATTGACGGAGGTCATTACTTCCGCAGCTGTAAAAAAAGCTTATAGGAAGGCTACCCTTTGTGTTCATCCTGACAAATTACAGCAACGTCGAGCAAGTGTTCAACACAAATACATATGTGAAAAGGTCTTTGATCTTTTGAAG GATGCTTGGAACAAATTCAACTCAGAAGAGCGGTAG